The Pararge aegeria chromosome 8, ilParAegt1.1, whole genome shotgun sequence genome window below encodes:
- the LOC120626104 gene encoding uncharacterized protein LOC120626104: MEVGSSPRNVTTKRRVKYRKSSWAVQEFEVWSGEMVCRGAVLRTQGGVLLWLGGREARLGHVALGVPRAGGALATPLLGAADDAVGHARRLAAALACPAHVCCGQDFDRFAAPLVARGVAAALRAQPDPV; this comes from the coding sequence ATGGAGGTGGGCAGTTCACCGAGGAATGTAACTACGAAACGGCGGGTCAAGTACCGCAAGAGTTCGTGGGCCGTTCAGGAGTTTGAAGTGTGGAGCGGCGAGATGGTCTGCCGCGGGGCCGTGCTGCGCACCCAGGGCGGCGTGCTGCTGTGGCTGGGCGGGCGCGAGGCGCGGCTGGGACACGTGGCGCTGGGCGTTCCGCGCGCGGGCGGCGCGCTGGCCACGCCGCTGCTGGGCGCGGCCGACGACGCGGTGGGACACGCGCGCCGCCTGGCCGCCGCTTTGGCCTGCCCGGCGCACGTGTGCTGCGGCCAGGACTTCGACCGCTTCGCGGCGCCGCTCGTTGCTCGCGGCGTGGCGGCCGCGCTGCGCGCGCAGCCGGACCCCGTCTGA